One stretch of Aquimarina sp. Aq107 DNA includes these proteins:
- a CDS encoding TonB-dependent receptor has translation MNKYILSAMLTITMCFSAKAQTSDIQIKVISESENEPLFGATVYFEELEKGAVTDFDGIATFNEIPNGEHIVIVSFLGFETLKTTIQIPSNSDLIFKLKSGGNELDEVVLQSSRSTRTVKKIPTRIEFIGVEELGEKAIMNPTNISMVLRESTGIQMQQTSLSSGSTNIRIQGLDGRYTQLLRDGFPLYGGFSSGLSILQIPPLDLQQFEIIKGSSSTLYGGGAIAGLINMVSKTPDEEPALDIMLTQTQALGSTANVFYSKRNEKFGISLYGSGHYQKAYDPEDDGFSNLPKTKSISFNPKFFYYPSAKTTFWFGLNGTYDDRIGGDITKIESGENGIHQYTEENISKRLSSQAVYKTQIDSISSLNIKNSVSFFDRNLTIPDFNFDGKQTNTFTEITYQRETSKADWIFGANLYTSNFDENDNATLQRDQTDITYGMFANNIYDLSDGWILETGLRADYNTDFGFIPLPKISLLYKNDSGFSSRIGGGLGYKIPDIFTEEAEFINFENVLGIDKSSLKAERSYGVNFDFNYQTRLFENIGFSINQLFYVTAINNGLLLNSTDSGMFAFENATDEILSKGAETNIKFTYKDFRWFLNYALIDTKLNYLAGNPQKPLTAKHNAGSVLMYESDKWRIGYETFYTGKQFLSNGTKTTDFVTMGLLLMRNFKFGSAFVNFENFTDRRQSRFSPLVLPPHENPEFPEIYAPTDGFIFSVGIIIKPFGNEEH, from the coding sequence ATGAATAAATACATATTGAGCGCAATGCTCACAATTACAATGTGCTTTTCTGCTAAAGCACAAACATCTGATATACAAATAAAAGTAATTTCAGAATCCGAAAACGAGCCATTATTTGGAGCAACAGTATATTTTGAGGAATTAGAAAAAGGAGCAGTAACCGATTTTGACGGAATTGCAACTTTTAACGAAATTCCGAATGGCGAACACATTGTCATAGTTTCTTTTTTAGGCTTTGAAACTCTAAAAACAACTATTCAAATCCCAAGTAATTCAGACTTGATTTTCAAATTAAAAAGTGGAGGAAACGAATTGGACGAAGTTGTATTACAATCTTCAAGAAGTACAAGAACCGTAAAAAAAATTCCAACAAGAATTGAATTTATTGGAGTTGAGGAATTGGGAGAAAAAGCAATTATGAATCCAACTAATATTTCAATGGTGCTACGTGAAAGTACAGGAATACAAATGCAACAAACATCTTTAAGTAGTGGAAGTACAAACATTAGAATTCAAGGTCTTGATGGTCGTTACACACAACTTTTAAGAGATGGATTTCCACTTTATGGAGGCTTTTCAAGTGGTTTGAGTATTTTACAAATTCCACCTTTAGACTTGCAACAATTTGAAATTATTAAAGGAAGTTCATCTACACTTTATGGTGGTGGAGCAATTGCAGGTTTAATAAATATGGTATCAAAAACACCAGACGAAGAACCTGCTTTAGACATTATGCTTACACAAACACAAGCATTAGGAAGTACTGCAAATGTATTTTACAGCAAACGGAATGAAAAGTTTGGTATTTCGCTTTACGGTTCAGGTCACTATCAAAAAGCTTATGACCCAGAAGATGATGGTTTTAGTAATTTACCAAAAACTAAATCTATTTCATTTAATCCAAAATTCTTTTATTATCCATCTGCCAAAACTACGTTTTGGTTTGGTCTAAACGGAACTTATGACGATAGAATTGGTGGAGACATTACTAAAATAGAAAGTGGCGAAAATGGAATTCATCAATATACAGAGGAAAACATTTCAAAAAGATTGAGTAGTCAAGCAGTTTACAAAACTCAAATAGATTCTATTAGTTCTTTGAACATTAAAAATAGTGTATCCTTTTTCGATAGAAATTTAACGATTCCCGATTTCAATTTTGATGGTAAACAAACCAACACATTTACGGAAATCACTTATCAAAGAGAGACTTCAAAAGCGGATTGGATTTTTGGAGCAAATTTATACACTTCCAACTTTGATGAAAATGATAATGCAACTTTGCAACGTGACCAAACCGACATCACTTACGGTATGTTTGCTAACAATATTTATGACCTTTCCGATGGTTGGATTTTAGAAACTGGATTAAGAGCAGATTACAATACTGATTTTGGCTTTATTCCACTTCCAAAAATTTCATTGCTTTATAAAAATGATAGTGGATTTTCAAGCAGAATTGGTGGTGGTTTAGGTTACAAAATTCCAGATATTTTTACAGAAGAGGCTGAATTTATAAACTTTGAAAATGTACTTGGCATTGATAAATCTTCATTAAAGGCAGAGCGTTCTTATGGTGTAAATTTTGATTTCAACTATCAGACACGTTTATTTGAAAACATTGGTTTTTCTATTAATCAACTTTTTTACGTTACTGCTATTAATAACGGTTTGCTGTTAAATAGTACAGACAGCGGAATGTTTGCATTTGAAAATGCAACTGATGAAATTTTAAGCAAAGGCGCAGAAACAAATATAAAGTTTACTTATAAAGATTTTAGGTGGTTTTTAAATTATGCACTTATAGACACTAAATTGAACTATTTGGCAGGAAATCCACAAAAACCACTAACCGCAAAACATAACGCAGGAAGTGTATTGATGTACGAATCTGATAAATGGAGAATTGGCTACGAAACATTTTATACAGGAAAACAGTTTTTATCAAACGGAACAAAAACGACAGATTTTGTAACTATGGGTTTACTATTAATGCGTAATTTTAAATTTGGTAGTGCATTTGTGAATTTTGAAAATTTTACAGACAGAAGACAAAGTAGGTTTTCACCTTTGGTTTTACCACCACACGAAAATCCAGAATTTCCAGAAATTTATGCGCCAACTGATGGTTTTATTTTTAGTGTAGGCATAATAATTAAACCATTTGGAAACGAAGAACATTAA
- a CDS encoding Fur family transcriptional regulator: MQKIEEFLESKDIRATAMRLLIYKFLAEKQVAVTLSDIENAFEKADRTTLYRTIKTFEEKEIVHQIDDGTGITKYALCEKGCNCEIETDLHLHFHCNNCNETICLTEHKIPQIKVPDGFVSENVNLVVKGICDKCSGQ, encoded by the coding sequence ATGCAAAAAATAGAAGAATTTTTAGAATCAAAAGATATTCGAGCAACTGCAATGCGTTTATTAATATATAAGTTCCTTGCCGAAAAACAAGTTGCAGTTACATTAAGTGATATAGAAAATGCTTTTGAGAAAGCAGATAGGACAACATTATACAGAACTATTAAAACATTTGAAGAAAAAGAAATTGTGCATCAAATAGACGATGGCACAGGAATTACGAAATATGCTTTGTGTGAAAAAGGTTGTAATTGTGAGATTGAAACCGATTTGCATTTACATTTTCATTGTAATAACTGTAACGAAACCATTTGTTTAACAGAACATAAAATCCCTCAAATAAAAGTGCCTGATGGATTTGTTTCAGAAAACGTAAACTTAGTTGTAAAAGGCATTTGCGATAAATGTAGCGGACAATAA
- a CDS encoding isoprenylcysteine carboxylmethyltransferase family protein gives MLLFAYFILYFLLVFILRSVLLWKKTGINPFTFEKTDNAHDYNGKVFAFITVLELIVVGIYAFKEEWYEYLLPFWYLENQTLQKIGWLLLLVSLIFVWFSQSQMANSWRIGIDENNKTKLVTKGIFSISRNPIFLGIMITNIGLFLVIPNAFTLLIISLSTLSVNTQIRLEEEFLKREFGNEYIEYAEKVRRWI, from the coding sequence ATGTTATTATTCGCTTATTTTATATTGTATTTTTTATTGGTCTTTATATTAAGGTCTGTACTACTTTGGAAAAAAACTGGAATAAATCCATTTACATTTGAAAAAACAGATAATGCACACGATTATAATGGAAAGGTTTTTGCATTTATCACAGTTCTTGAGTTAATTGTTGTAGGAATCTATGCTTTCAAAGAAGAATGGTATGAATATTTACTTCCTTTTTGGTATTTGGAAAATCAAACTTTACAGAAAATTGGTTGGTTACTTTTGTTGGTATCGCTGATTTTTGTTTGGTTTTCTCAAAGCCAAATGGCAAATTCTTGGAGAATCGGAATTGATGAAAACAACAAAACCAAATTGGTAACAAAAGGAATATTTTCAATTTCAAGAAACCCTATATTTTTAGGAATAATGATTACGAATATTGGGTTATTCCTTGTAATTCCTAATGCATTTACATTACTAATAATTTCATTATCTACTTTAAGCGTAAATACACAAATACGATTGGAAGAAGAATTTTTAAAACGTGAATTCGGAAATGAATATATAGAATACGCTGAAAAAGTAAGGAGATGGATTTAG
- a CDS encoding HNH endonuclease translates to MSFSKEIREEIFVKSARHCCVCHKPAGLNMEIHHIKPKKQGGDDSFENAIALCFDCHSDAGHYFAGHPKGSKLSPEELRKHKESWFAQVEKYGIEIPSNEVIELIVENKDFDGIFRPIFIKEETLYFDRESQKKLYELAGKNPMDTLNKIKEMDDFNSPFYDSKLKNVENYDEFLDYLSSDDYEFEDELSNTNCQPVTYHLNGLRFSTYKEINLSNCVLDLRLKNVSPQVLENYKLYLKFNNVVEVDSVDKQKKYLDTYEYKYNVKFTEKFKCQFVPENEILVQKDSIRIDSVCFRASHHTKSISIDWEFFARNIHKTGRIEFQIVPEFEKSEKAKYINLEEEKESTIRILPKLKFD, encoded by the coding sequence TTGTCGTTTTCAAAAGAAATTAGAGAGGAAATATTTGTTAAAAGCGCAAGGCATTGTTGCGTATGTCATAAACCAGCTGGTTTAAACATGGAAATACATCATATTAAACCAAAAAAACAAGGAGGTGATGATAGTTTTGAAAATGCAATAGCTTTGTGTTTTGATTGTCATTCGGATGCCGGACATTATTTTGCAGGACATCCAAAAGGATCGAAATTATCTCCAGAAGAGTTGCGTAAACATAAAGAATCTTGGTTTGCCCAAGTGGAGAAATATGGAATTGAAATTCCGAGTAATGAAGTTATTGAGTTAATTGTTGAAAATAAAGATTTTGATGGAATATTCAGACCGATTTTTATTAAAGAAGAGACATTATATTTTGACAGGGAAAGTCAAAAAAAGTTGTATGAATTGGCAGGAAAGAATCCGATGGATACTCTCAATAAAATAAAGGAAATGGATGATTTTAATAGCCCATTTTATGATTCAAAATTGAAGAATGTAGAGAATTATGATGAATTTTTGGATTATTTAAGTTCGGACGATTATGAATTTGAAGATGAATTATCTAATACAAATTGTCAGCCTGTAACTTATCATCTAAACGGTTTAAGATTTAGTACATATAAGGAAATAAATCTAAGTAATTGTGTGTTAGATTTAAGATTGAAAAATGTAAGTCCGCAAGTTCTTGAAAATTATAAACTTTATTTAAAATTTAATAATGTTGTTGAAGTTGACTCTGTAGACAAGCAGAAGAAATATTTGGATACCTATGAATATAAGTATAATGTTAAATTTACTGAAAAGTTTAAATGTCAGTTTGTTCCAGAAAATGAAATACTAGTTCAAAAAGATAGTATTAGAATTGATTCCGTTTGTTTTAGAGCAAGCCATCACACCAAGTCAATTAGTATTGATTGGGAGTTTTTTGCAAGAAATATTCATAAAACAGGAAGAATAGAATTCCAAATAGTTCCAGAGTTTGAAAAATCAGAGAAAGCTAAATACATTAATCTGGAGGAAGAAAAGGAGTCAACAATTCGAATATTACCCAAACTAAAATTTGATTGA
- a CDS encoding leucine-rich repeat domain-containing protein: MLSIRYPDYDLEKYGSSFLNFEKLTSLFLQSDVNSMNLIPEDVGELKTLRQLEILNFNYQEFPKWILKLPNLEELIFRGHDIENLPNSISQLTKLKSFRLENCAIKKLPESMFKMNKLAHLSLADNFKIESIDSNHLPINLQELVVTPSNLSSKQKEMIRENRPDLQIISHD; this comes from the coding sequence ATGCTATCTATTCGATATCCAGATTATGATTTAGAAAAATATGGTTCGAGTTTTTTGAATTTCGAGAAACTAACAAGTCTTTTCTTACAATCGGACGTTAATAGTATGAATTTAATTCCTGAAGATGTTGGAGAACTTAAAACATTGAGACAATTAGAGATTCTAAATTTTAATTATCAAGAATTCCCTAAATGGATTTTAAAACTTCCTAATTTAGAGGAATTAATATTCAGGGGACATGATATTGAAAATTTGCCAAATTCAATTTCACAATTAACCAAATTAAAATCTTTTCGACTTGAAAACTGTGCAATAAAAAAGTTGCCAGAATCAATGTTTAAAATGAATAAGCTAGCTCATTTGTCACTTGCAGATAACTTTAAAATAGAATCAATAGATAGTAATCATTTACCTATAAACTTGCAAGAATTGGTTGTTACGCCATCGAACTTGTCTTCTAAACAAAAGGAAATGATTCGTGAAAATAGACCAGACTTACAAATAATAAGTCACGATTAA